Proteins from a single region of Eremothecium gossypii ATCC 10895 chromosome VI, complete sequence:
- a CDS encoding AFL201Wp (Syntenic homolog of Saccharomyces cerevisiae YMR170C (ALD2) and YMR169C (ALD3); Tandem gene duplication in Saccharomyces cerevisiae) — protein sequence MSELFEEINVPETGFTYLQPLGLFIDNEFVAPMGGSQLQTTNPANGELIATFYAAGAADVDAAVAAARRAYEERWRHTSAQERGALLARLAELVDEEREVLAGIETLDSGKPYHTNALADLDQVAYVTRYYAGGADKMHQGDAFALSHTKQAYTLEVPYGVVAQIVPWNYPLAMASWKAQGCLAAGNCVVIKPSENTSLSLLYFASLVRRAGFPPGVFNVLPGLGPEVGQRLAEHKGVDKIAFTGSTAVGQKVMAAAAMSNLKDVTLECGGKSPAVIFADADLDSAVNYVAAGIFYNSGQNCTANSRIYVQEAVYDAFLDKFRAHVRSTYSFGSGLFSKDCNMGPVISKTQYDRVMGYINHGINEKLAYEQFGSVPEKGYYIPPTIFLDVPQSSRLCREEIFGPVAVVAKFKDYDEAIRYANDTNYGLASCVFTENIRVAHRFVRDVQSGTVWVNSSNDEEVGVPFGGFKMSGIGRELGKAGLQTYLQTKAVHLNFA from the coding sequence ATGAGTGAGCTGTTCGAGGAGATCAATGTGCCGGAGACCGGATTTACGTACCTGCAGCCTCTCGGGCTGTTCATAGACAACGAATTTGTCGCGCCTATGGGGGGCTCGCAGCTGCAGACGACGAACCCTGCCAACGGCGAGTTGATTGCCACTTTTTACGCGGCGGGTGCGGCAGACGTGGACGCTGCggtggcagcagcgcggcgcgcgTACGAGGAGCGGTGGCGGCACACTTCAGCGCAGGAGCGAGgtgcgctgctggcgcggctGGCCGAGCTAGTCGACGAGGAGCGTGAAGTGCTGGCTGGGATTGAGACGCTGGACAGCGGCAAGCCGTACCACACCAACGCGCTGGCGGATCTGGACCAGGTTGCATACGTGACGCGGTACTACGCGGGCGGCGCCGACAAGATGCACCAGGGTGATGCGTTTGCGCTAAGCCACACGAAGCAGGCGTACACGCTGGAAGTCCCGTACGGGGTTGTGGCGCAGATTGTGCCTTGGAATTACCCGCTGGCGATGGCGAGCTGGAAGGCGCAGGGGTGCTTGGCCGCGGGCAACTGCGTGGTGATCAAGCCCTCGGAGAACACCAGTCTGTCGCTGTTGTACTTCGCAAGCCTCGTGCGGCGCGCAGGGTTCCCGCCAGGCGTGTTCAACGTGCTGCCAGGGCTGGGGCCAGAGGTTGGGCAGCGGCTTGCGGAACACAAAGGCGTCGACAAGATTGCCTTCACGGGGAGCACTGCCGTTGGGCAGAAGGTGATGGCTGCTGCCGCGATGTCGAACCTCAAGGACGTCACCCTGGAATGTGGCGGTAAGTCGCCCGCCGTGATCTTTGCGGACGCAGACCTGGACTCTGCAGTCAATTACGTTGCCGCGGGTATTTTCTATAACTCCGGACAGAATTGCACTGCGAATTCTCGGATATACGTCCAGGAGGCTGTATACGACGCCTTCTTGGACAAGTTTCGCGCCCATGTCCGCAGTACGTATTCGTTCGGCTCGGGTCTGTTTAGCAAGGACTGCAATATGGGGCCAGTGATCTCAAAGACCCAGTACGATCGCGTCATGGGATACATAAACCACGGAATCAATGAAAAGCTCGCTTACGAACAGTTTGGATCTGTACCGGAGAAGGGCTACTATATTCCTCCCACAATATTTCTGGACGTTCCTCAGAGCTCGAGACTCTGCCGTGAAGAGATATTCGGCCCTGTGGCCGTAGTTGCGAAATTCAAGGACTACGATGAAGCTATTCGTTACGCTAATGACACTAACTATGGGCTGGCATCCTGCGTTTTCACTGAAAACATACGCGTTGCGCACCGCTTTGTCCGTGATGTCCAATCTGGCACTGTGTGGGTTAATTCCTCTAATGATGAGGAGGTGGGAGTGCCTTTTGGCGGGTTCAAGATGAGCGGTATCGGAAGGGAGCTGGGGAAGGCAGGCCTGCAAACTTACCTCCAGACTAAAGCAGTACACCTGAACTTTGCTTAG
- the CEP3 gene encoding Cep3p (Syntenic homolog of Saccharomyces cerevisiae YMR168C (CEP3)): MARSTIIASKPCAVCIKRKVKCDRLVPCTNCVKRGGAAECERADTIKRPRLGNPSPGSDWLLLWQEYEYWVLKVGIFKDMPSNKRAAVDLNADLKAVKFWSNYLQAETSFKLLDYSMEKLGGLYFGCLSDIGELYLKLEEYWARRENKDEPSSIDEYLWDTLIWAVLTMAVYYMPLSELSSIMDDQPVVDWYGQKIPGWSEELQHGLYYGFLRTALTHLKMADFMSCSDVRIIQIYLILSSTSFIQLERSLADSVLVQCIHVAKALQVDQFRPMVSDSAALRLTKLTAQKIWYRLCFCDYLQSGPNKLLCIHTENDSLITHAAYYEEMPGVDIYQSEDTYETLLWKLISLDRDLEQYSLKKPSLKSLDAIRRQLDIFTVKLDSIDDIHSFNSKFESFQSRLILNLTYWKSCKLFLSYYSSQTSNDQLNTYTEIIIALVLKNIKSNLSSFNRNPYVLYALSLLLGYHSMKNVFDYSEQNEQLVVDLRELLKTYLVAFQPTCIKILLVAKRVTKLAYLWKNIRIIDTDDPVQHPVFKILKADIKAVQKKMNKLPTLLNFDTSAIALEDEGETKESTEFRAIIKEFETQNSFQKILYGN, translated from the coding sequence ATGGCACGCAGTACCATTATAGCAAGTAAGCCGTGTGCTGTTTGCATAAAGCGTAAGGTCAAGTGCGACCGGCTGGTTCCCTGCACGAACTGTGTCAAGAGAGGTGGGGCGGCAGAATGCGAACGAGCAGACACCATCAAACGTCCAAGACTCGGAAACCCGTCTCCGGGGAGCGATTGGCTTCTCTTATGGCAAGAATATGAATACTGGGTGCTCAAAGTGGGTATATTCAAGGATATGCCCTCAAATAAACGGGCAGCAGTAGATCTGAATGCAGATCTGAAGGCTGTGAAATTCTGGAGCAACTACCTACAAGCAGAAACTTCCTTCAAGTTGCTGGACTACTCCATGGAAAAGCTAGGTGGTCTATATTTTGGGTGCCTGAGTGATATAGGTGAGTTATACCTAAAACTTGAGGAATACTGGGCGCGCCGTGAGAATAAAGACGAGCCGTCAAGTATCGACGAATATCTCTGGGACACATTAATATGGGCAGTCCTTACTATGGCAGTCTACTATATGCCCCTGAGTGAGCTTTCATCTATTATGGACGACCAACCGGTTGTAGATTGGTATGGGCAAAAGATTCCCGGGTGGTCCGAGGAACTACAACATGGATTGTATTACGGATTCTTACGAACCGCGCTCACTCATCTGAAAATGGCTGATTTCATGAGCTGCTCCGATGTAAGGATTATACAAATTTACCTGATTCTATCAAGTACCTCATTCATCCAGTTGGAAAGATCCTTGGCCGACAGTGTGCTGGTACAATGCATTCATGTAGCGAAGGCTTTACAGGTGGACCAATTTAGGCCCATGGTTAGCGATTCGGCTGCTTTACGGCTAACAAAACTGACAGCCCAGAAGATATGGTACCGGCTCTGCTTCTGTGACTATTTGCAATCTGGGCCCAATAAACTTCTATGCATTCACACGGAAAACGATTCGCTGATAACACATGCAGCTTACTATGAGGAAATGCCAGGGGTAGATATATACCAAAGTGAAGATACATATGAAACCCTACTCTGGAAGCTTATCTCACTTGACAGAGACTTAGAACAATATTCTCTGAAAAAGCCGTCTTTGAAGTCACTGGACGCCATCAGACGTCAATTAGACATATTCACGGTAAAATTGGATTCAATTGATGATATTCATTCATTTAATTCCAAATTTGAATCTTTTCAATCTAGACTGATTTTAAACCTCACGTACTGGAAGTCCTGCAAACTATTTCTGTCTTATTATTCTTCACAAACCAGTAATGATCAGCTGAACACATATACAGAAATTATCATTGCTCTAGTGTTGAAGAACATAAAATCTAACTTATCCAGTTTCAATCGAAACCCATATGTGTTGTACGCTTTGTCTTTATTGCTTGGGTACCATAGCATGAAAAACGTGTTTGATTACTCTGAGCAGAACGAACAACTCGTGGTGGACTTGAGAGAACTGCTCAAAACGTATCTTGTGGCATTCCAGCCAACATGCATTAAAATACTACTGGTAGCTAAGCGGGTAACAAAACTAGCATACCTATGGAAGAACATTCGCATTATAGATACTGACGATCCAGTGCAACATCCAGTGTTTAAGATCTTAAAGGCGGATATAAAAGCTGTACAAAAGAAGATGAACAAGCTTCCAACGCTTCTAAACTTTGATACTTCCGCCATTGCCTTGGAAGATGAAGGCGAAACAAAAGAAAGTACCGAATTTAGGGCTATTATTAAAGAGTTTGAAACACAAAATAGTTTCCAGAAGATTTTATATGGGAATTAA
- the MLH1 gene encoding mismatch repair ATPase MLH1 (Syntenic homolog of Saccharomyces cerevisiae YMR167W (MLH1); 1-intron), which yields MGISDAQRIPDFHHVRVTEKHSAALILNATTSYLQRCVPQYRMHLPSRIKALEASVVNKIAAGEIIISPVNALKEMMENSIDAGATNVDILVKDGGIKMLQISDNGCGIMKDDLPILCERFTTSKLKSFEDLSRIQTYGFRGEALASISHIARLHVVTKTKENQCAWKAVYENGVMVGEPKPTAGKDGTTILVQDLFYNVPSRLRALRSPSEEFAKIVDVVGKYAIHSDGVGFSCKKFGETQYALNVRGTSSKSDKIRAVFGAPVVANLVEVDISADPEHGLTSSSGQITTPDFNNKKSIPAVFFINNRLVSCDPLRRALSQVYSNFLPKGNKPFIYMSLHITPENVDVNVHPTKREVRFLYEEELIERIGNLLHERLSQLDTSRTFKPGSLTPGKHSSTVSSAFRQSATPASTQPKAKRAENMLVRTDGSQAKITNYVRASQSSTSSSFSTSLRKKSHAAASDELGSIGEDSQDTATSMTTSTQEPNHTKSRAILTLLNNEYEVVQRERTEVNLTSIKTLKQEVDEDMHKELTSVFADMTYVGVVDATRRLASIQHGLKLFLVDYGSLCNELFYQIGLTDFANFGKIYIQDEVENREGLAIYQLLSKIDNASQSNILEITQQLWDMREMLENYYSIEICGDETDLTNVRIKSVPLLLKDYVPPLSKLPFFLYRMGTKVDWSSEKECLEGILRQLALFYIPEIIEHVDINDDTIDGDVRAYYISKAEHIGTVLEQVVFPTIKRRLLASTRLLKDIVEVANLPGLYKVFERC from the exons ATGGGCATCTCCGACGCCCAGAGAATTCCCGATTTTCACCATGTCCGGGTGACAGAAAAGCACTCGGCTGCCTTGATCCTTAACGCAACCACATCATATCTTCAAAGGTGTGTTCCGCAGTATCGCATGCATCTCCCATCCAGAATAAAG GCGCTTGAGGCGTCGGTAGTCAACAAGATTGCTGCAGGAGAAATCATTATCTCTCCTGTCAATGCCCTCAAAGAGATGATGGAAAATAGCATAGATGCCGGGGCAACTAATGTGGATATCCTGGTGAAAGATGGTGGCATAAAGATGCTGCAAATTTCGGATAATGGGTGCGGGATCATGAAGGATGACCTTCCGATACTATGCGAGCGCTTCACGACATCCAAACTGAAGTCGTTCGAGGACCTGAGCCGCATCCAAACGTACGGGTTCCGCGGAGAGGCACTTGCCAGCATTTCTCACATTGCGCGACTACATGTGGTGACGAAAACGAAAGAGAATCAGTGTGCATGGAAGGCTGTCTACGAGAATGGGGTAATGGTGGGGGAGCCGAAGCCGACGGCAGGCAAGGATGGGACGACAATCCTCGTACAGGACCTCTTCTACAATGTGCCGTCCAggctgcgggcgctgcgATCTCCAAGCGAAGAGTTTGCGAAAATAGTGGATGTGGTCGGCAAGTACGCAATCCATTCGGatggtgtgggattttcGTGTAAGAAGTTTGGCGAAACACAGTACGCGTTAAATGTACGTGGGACTTCTTCAAAATCAGACAAGATACGGGCTGTATTTGGTGCTCCAGTCGTTGCCAATTTAGTTGAGGTAGATATTTCTGCAGACCCTGAGCACGGTCTTACATCCAGTTCGGGCCAGATTACAACTCCAGACTTTAACAACAAGAAATCTATACCTGCTGTGTTTTTCATTAATAACCGCCTTGTTTCCTGTGATCCTCTGAGGCGAGCCCTATCCCAAGTTTATTCCAACTTCTTGCCGAAAGGTAACAAACCGTTTATTTACATGAGTTTACACATAACACCGGAGAATGTTGATGTTAATGTGCATCCTACAAAGCGTGAAGTACGATTTTTGTATGAAGAAGAGCTAATAGAGCGCATTGGTAATTTGCTCCATGAGCGGTTATCTCAGCTGGATACTTCGCGAACTTTTAAACCGGGCTCTTTGACACCTGGGAAACATAGTTCAACTGTGTCCTCCGCATTCCGGCAATCAGCGACCCCCGCAAGTACACAACCAAAGGCAAAACGTGCAGAAAACATGCTTGTCAGGACTGATGGTAGCCAAGCTAAAATTACTAATTATGTCAGAGCAAGTCAAAGCTCTACCAGCTCATCCTTTTCCACTTCTTTAAGAAAGAAATCACATGCGGCAGCAAGTGATGAACTTGGCAGCATTGGCGAGGACTCCCAAGATACAGCAACATCGATGACAACCTCTACACAAGAGCCTAATCATACCAAGTCTAGAGCCATTTTAACCTTATTGAATAATGAGTATGAAGTCGTACAGCGGGAAAGAACGGAAGTAAATCTCACCAGCATCAAAACTCTAAAGCAGGAAGTAGACGAAGATATGCATAAGGAATTAACAAGTGTCTTTGCAGATATGACCTATGTTGGTGTCGTTGATGCAACAAGGCGACTTGCATCTATACAGCATGGTTTAAAGTTATTTTTGGTTGATTATGGTTCCTTATGTAACGAACTTTTCTATCAAATTGGACTCACAGATTTCGCAAACTTCGGGAAAATCTATATCCAGGATGAGGTTGAGAATCGCGAAGGTTTAGCGATATACCAACTGCTATCTAAGATTGATAATGCGTCGCAATCGAATATTTTGGAAATAACTCAACAGTTGTGGGACATGAGAGAAATGCTAGAGAACTATTACTCGATTGAAATATGTGGAGACGAGACCGATTTGACGAACGTTCGCATTAAGAGTGTACCCTTACTTTTAAAGGATTATGTCCCGCCTCTTTCTAAACTTCCATTTTTCCTCTACAGAATGGGAACTAAGGTAGATTGGTCGTCGGAAAAGGAGTGCCTAGAAGGAATCCTTCGACAACTTGCCTTGTTCTATATTCCTGAGATTATTGAGCACGTAGATATAAACGACGACACAATCGATGGCGATGTTCGCGCTTATTATATTTCCAAGGCAGAGCATATTGGGACAGTTCTGGAACAAGTGGTTTTCCCAACGATAAAGAGGCGACTCCTAGCGTCGACGAGACTTCTGAAGGACATTGTAGAGGTAGCTAATCTGCCTGGTTTATATAAAGTTTTCGAAAGATGCTAG
- the NSE4 gene encoding Smc5-Smc6 complex subunit NSE4 (Syntenic homolog of Saccharomyces cerevisiae YDL105W (NSE4)), producing the protein MSDDAVNPKRRRLTSPDKGGAERGASGKEFQILQGYRNFEDDVAHDRATVARTGDISVAVQRLEEVNMLFKQAGDLNLSVNSLFAQDSHAVMSVSELASLSIRNLKLTNAGKLLSPEEFVNGAKRFLLEDYLELNHVSVPGSMYPETDDASNTQNDSIENDGDATSDALDESTNQHADAALRQSMQRNSYLRQFEAYGDFAQFNWFKMGALFQQLGGAPTLVDHMLGPLAVQKKTRVATQRRAVENVGAKTTAEAVTRETLNSNQSETTPEQVKKCFQVLIQKNGYNSISLFRFIIDPSSYARSIENLFYTSFLIKEGRLVLEDDDEGFPAIRPKEPLPQDPAEKELERQRRNDARQKHIIFQMDMATWRKLIDKFHITESFLP; encoded by the coding sequence ATGTCAGATGATGCTGTTAATCCGAAACGGAGGCGCCTGACCAGTCCAGATAAGGGGGGTGCAGAAAGAGGAGCATCGGGAAAGGAGTTCCAAATTCTACAAGGGTACCGCAACTTTGAAGATGATGTGGCACACGATAGAGCTACCGTCGCACGTACGGGAGATATTTCTGTCGCTGTGCAGCGGCTGGAAGAGGTTAATATGCTTTTTAAGCAGGCGGGCGATCTGAACCTGAGCGTCAATTCTCTTTTTGCCCAGGATTCGCATGCCGTGATGAGCGTCAGCGAACTTGCAAGCTTGAGTATACGCAATCTAAAACTGACAAATGCGGGGAAGCTTTTGAGCCCTGAGGAGTTTGTCAACGGGGCGAAGCGGTTTCTGCTGGAAGACTACCTTGAGTTGAATCACGTGAGTGTACCTGGCTCTATGTATCCGGAAACAGACGATGCTAGCAATACCCAGAACGACAGCATCGAAAATGATGGAGATGCTACCAGCGACGCTCTAGATGAGAGCACCAATCAGCATGCGGATGCTGCTCTTCGCCAGAGCATGCAGCGCAACTCCTATCTCAGGCAATTCGAAGCGTATGGAGATTTTGCACAGTTCAACTGGTTTAAGATGGGTGCGTTATTCCAGCAACTTGGCGGCGCACCAACGCTAGTGGACCACATGTTGGGGCCACTCGCAGTTCAGAAGAAGACGCGTGTGGCGACCCAGCGGCGGGCAGTGGAAAACGTCGGAGCTAAGACGACAGCAGAGGCAGTTACGCGCGAGACGCTCAACTCCAATCAGTCAGAGACCACTCCGGAACAGGTTAAAAAGTGTTTCCAGGTGCTAATTCAGAAAAATGGCTACAATAGTATCAGTTTATTTCGATTTATCATTGATCCCAGCTCTTACGCTCGCTCAATTGAAAACCTTTTCTACACTAGCTTTCTTATCAAGGAAGGACGGCTAGTCCTAGAAGATGACGATGAGGGCTTCCCGGCCATCCGACCCAAGGAACCCCTCCCGCAGGATCCCGCCGAAAAGGAACTGGAACGGCAGCGACGGAATGACGCGCGCCAGAAGCATATCATCTTCCAAATGGACATGGCCACGTGGAGGAAGCTTATAGACAAGTTCCACATCACAGAGTCATTTTTACCGTGA
- the QRI7 gene encoding putative N(6)-L-threonylcarbamoyladenine synthase (Syntenic homolog of Saccharomyces cerevisiae YDL104C (QRI7)) — MLALPGALWRRLGRSYRVLSIETSCDDTCVAILDRSSRYRAPAVVCHYRETLDSASDGGVVPTKAHEHHQRRIGGLVGRALESGPVDLICATRGPGMPGSLSAGLTFGKALSVGLRRPLVGVHHMVGHLLVPRLASNGREPQFPFLSLLVSGGHTMLVLSRSAVDHEVLCNTIDVAVGDALDKCARVLGLRGNMIAREMERFIDEDPPGARRRELLPLVLPTPLANKAKRRDVQAFSFCPFITAVNRGLEGHAAPLSEAERRVAAFQIQEAIFDHLITKINLVLRLNADKVADVAQFVCSGGVCANRRLRARLETELFRPFDSFHYPAPDLCTDNAVMIGWAGIELYEGHGLTTDVAALTIAKWPIDELLAVPGWVSARPAGDT; from the coding sequence ATGCTGGCTCTTCCAGGAGCCCTGTGGCGGCGTCTGGGACGGTCGTACCGCGTTTTAAGCATCGAAACGTCGTGCGATGACACCTGTGTCGCAATTCTGGACCGCAGCTCGCGCTACCGCGCACCTGCGGTGGTGTGCCACTATCGAGAGACGCTGGACAGCGCCAGCGACGGGGGTGTTGTGCCGACGAAAGCGCACGAGCACCATCAGCGGCGGATCGGGGGACTGGTGGGCCGGGCACTGGAATCCGGGCCTGTGGACCTGATTTGCGCGACACGCGGACCGGGGATGCCCGGGTCGCTGTCTGCAGGACTGACGTTCGGCAAGGCCCTAAGCGTGGGCCTCCGGCGGCCGCTGGTCGGGGTGCACCACATGGTGGGGCACTTGTTGGTGCCGCGGTTGGCCAGCAACGGGCGGGAGCCGCAGTTCCCGTTCCTGAGCCTGCTGGTGAGCGGCGGACACACAATGCTGGTGCTTTCGCGCAGCGCGGTGGACCACGAGGTGCTCTGCAACACGATCGACGTCGCTGTGGGCGACGCGCTGGATAAGTGTGCGCGCGTGCTAGGTCTGCGCGGCAACATGATTGCGCGGGAAATGGAGCGGTTCATCGACGAAGACCcgccgggcgcgcggcgccgcgaACTGCTTCCGCTGGTGCTGCCCACGCCGCTCGCGAACAAGGCGAAGCGGCGCGACGTACAGGCGTTTTCGTTCTGTCCGTTCATCACTGCGGTGAATAGGGGCCTTGAGGGCCACGCGGCGCCGCTGTCCGAGGCGGAACGCCGGGTAGCAGCATTTCAGATTCAGGAGGCCATATTCGACCATTTGATTACCAAGATTAACCTGGTGCTGCGGCTCAATGCTGATAAGGTTGCTGATGTGGCACAGTTTGTGTGTTCCGGCGGCGTATGCGCCAACCGGCGCCTGCGTGCCAGACTCGAGACTGAACTATTCAGACCGTTCGACTCCTTTCACTATCCAGCTCCAGATCTATGTACAGACAATGCGGTGATGATCGGCTGGGCGGGCATCGAGCTCTACGAGGGACACGGCCTGACGACAGACGTTGCCGCGCTGACCATTGCGAAGTGGCCGATAGATGAGCTGCTAGCAGTGCCTGGTTGGGTCAGCGCCCGGCCAGCGGGTGATACGTAG
- the MME1 gene encoding Mme1p (Syntenic homolog of Saccharomyces cerevisiae YMR166C), producing the protein MFSFTSSIPVVGTHHEGGVHTRGGQKAGADGHEGDMPDRSSPEGEPSSAHSPLLHCVLAGGIGGAIGDSVMHSLDTVKTRQQGAPGEVKYRHMISAYRTLALEEGVRRGLYGGYGAAMLGSFPSAAVFFGTYEWVKRQMINEWQIHETYSHLAAGFLGDLFSSVVYVPSEVLKTRLQLQGCYNNRHFQSGYNYRGLSDAVRTIVRTEGVSALFFGYKATLSRDLPFSALQFAFYERFRKWAFLLERKPVDGHLSFTAEVVTGASAGGLAGIITTPLDVVKTRIQTQPRGSAGTPDASAPARLNGSIFRSLLVVLRYEGLGGAFSGVGPRFIWTSIQSSIMLLLYQTALRTLARSPRAEPAS; encoded by the coding sequence ATGTTTTCTTTCACTTCCTCGATACCCGTGGTTGGGACACACCACGAAGGTGGTGTGCATACGCGAGGCGGACAGAAAGCCGGCGCAGATGGGCATGAGGGCGATATGCCAGACCGCAGCAGTCCGGAGGGAGAGCCGTCGAGTGCGCACAGCCCGCTTCTGCACTGTGTGCTGGCAGGAGGGATCGGCGGGGCTATAGGAGACTCGGTGATGCACTCGCTGGACACCGTAAAGACACGGCAGCAGGGCGCGCCGGGCGAGGTGAAGTACCGGCACATGATCTCGGCATACCGGACGCTGGCGCTAGAGGAGGGCGTGCGGCGCGGGCTGTATGGCGGCTATGGAGCGGCGATGCTCGGGTCGTTTCCCAGCGCGGCGGTATTCTTTGGGACGTACGAGTGGGTCAAACGGCAGATGATCAACGAGTGGCAAATCCACGAGACGTACTCGCACCTGGCGGCAGGCTTCCTGGGCGACCTGTTTTCCAGCGTGGTATACGTGCCCAGTGAGGTGCTCAAGACCCGGCTACAGCTGCAGGGCTGCTACAACAACCGGCACTTCCAGTCTGGCTACAACTACCGCGGCCTCTCCGACGCAGTGCGCACCATTGTGCGCACGGAGGGCGTGAGCGCGCTCTTCTTCGGGTACAAGGCCACGCTCTCGCGCGACCTGCCGTTCAGTGCCCTGCAGTTTGCCTTCTATGAGCGCTTCCGGAAGTGGGCGTTTCTCCTGGAACGGAAGCCTGTCGACGGTCACCTCTCTTTCACGGCGGAAGTGGTGACGGGGGCTTCCGCGGGCGGTCTTGCCGGCATCATCACTACCCCCCTGGACGTCGTAAAAACCCGCATCCAGACGCAGCCGCGCGGCTCTGCTGGCACGCCTGACGCTTCGGCCCCAGCCCGACTCAACGGTTCCATCTTCCGCAGCTTGTTAGTCGTACTTCGCTACGAGGGACTGGGTGGCGCCTTCAGCGGTGTGGGCCCCAGGTTCATCTGGACCAGCATCCAAAGCAGTATCATGCTTCTCCTATACCAAACTGCTCTGCGCACCCTGGCGCGTAGTCCCCGGGCGGAGCCTGCATCTTGA